From one Salmo salar chromosome ssa09, Ssal_v3.1, whole genome shotgun sequence genomic stretch:
- the LOC106611534 gene encoding glutathione S-transferase P: MSLTLTYFPVRGRAEVIRVMLKDQGAEFDEKVITMEMWKEGTLKASCLFGQLPIFQDGDLTLYQTNAIRRHLARKLGLYGKDQREAALIDMMDEAIQDLLNKYIKLMFEKDDSGKERYLKALPTDLKPFEKTLSSNKGSFLVGDKISLADYALVLLLIHHQVLSPPCLDAFPSLQSYLKRLCARPNLHAYLHSDDFKNRPIIPGNRA, translated from the exons A TGTCTCTCACACTCACATATTTTCCAGTCCGAG GTCGTGCTGAGGTCATCCGGGTGATGCTCAAAGACCAAGGGGCAGAGTTTGATGAGAAggtcatcaccatggagatgtggAAGGAGGGCACTCTCAAAGCCAGCTGT TTGTTTGGTCAGCTCCCTATATTTCAAGACGGTGACCTCACTTTGTACCAGACCAATGCAATAAGGAGACATCTCGCACGGAAACTTG GACTTTATGGCAAAGACCAGAGGGAGGCTGCTCTCATTGACATGATGGATGAAGCCATTCAAGATCTCCTAAACAAATACATAAAACTGATGTTCGAGAAAGAT GACTCCGGTAAAGAAAGGTACCTTAAGGCACTGCCAACAGATCTCAAGCCCTTCGAGAAAACCCTGTCCAGCAATAAAGGAAGCTTTCTGGTTGGCGACAAG ATCTCCTTAGCCGACTACGCCCTGGTGCTCCTGCTGATCCACCACCAAGTCCTCAGCCCCCCCTGCCTGGATGCCTTCCCCTCCCTCCAGAGCTACCTGAAGAGGCTGTGTGCCCGACCCAACCTGCATGCTTACCTTCATAGCGACGACTTCAAGAACAGACCCATCATTCCTGGAAATAGAGCCTAA